The Salmo trutta chromosome 6, fSalTru1.1, whole genome shotgun sequence genome has a window encoding:
- the LOC115196404 gene encoding nuclear receptor subfamily 4 group A member 2, whose translation MPCVQAQCGSSPQGASPASQQSASSFHAAGEHHSHNCDFLTPEFVKFSMDLTNTEITSATITNLPNVGVFVDSYCNNSNYDVKPPCLFQMPHPGEQSSIKVEDIPMYHQQSHHHQPHQSDEMVTPSGSVYYKPPSPHTQTFQSPPSHAWDDSGSLYSFHQDYLAVAHRMEQRKNAISRLSLFSLKHSQTGSPLSTCQMRFDGSLQVSVNPDTSGRYHGLESQGIFGSSSLRKQHRVGSPYSFQLGHGHHFMDNQAPSPPSQGSPTNTDALCAVCGDNAACQHYGVRTCEGCKGFFKRTVQKNAKYVCLAGKNCAVDKRRRNRCQYCRFQKCLVTGMVKEVVRTASLKGRRGRLPSKHKIQDPLSPVSILSALVRAHVDSNPSLSRLDYSRFQNNADSQIAGDDTQHVQQFYDVLTVSMEIIRDWAQKIPGFTDLPRPDQDLLFESAFLELFVLRLAYRSNPEEGKLIFCNGLVLHRLQCRRGFGDWIDTIVEFSANLQSMNIDVATFSCICALATVTERHGLKEPRKVEELQNKMVNCLKDKVTFNDGSVSRPNHLSKLLGKLPELRTLCTQGLQRIFYLKLEDLVPPPAIIDKLFLDTLPF comes from the exons ATGCCGTGCGTCCAGGCTCAGTGCGGATCGTCACCTCAAGGAGCTAGTCCCGCTTCGCAACAGAGCGCAAGCAGCTTCCACGCCGCTGGAGAGCACCACAGCCATAACTGCGACTTCCTAACGCCCGAGTTTGTCAAGTTTAGCATGGACCTGACCAACACAGAAATCACATCAGCCACTATCACCAATCTTCCAAATGTCGGTGTTTTCGTGGACAGCTACTGTAACAATTCGAACTATGACGTCAAACCCCCTTGTCTATTCCAAATGCCCCATCCGGGGGAGCAGTCATCCATCAAAGTTGAGGACATCCCCATGTACCACCAGCAGAGTCACCACCACCAGCCGCATCAGTCCGATGAGATGGTCACTCCCTCCGGGTCAGTTTACTACAAGcccccctctccacacacacagacattccagAGTCCACCCAGCCATGCGTGGGATGATTCTGGATCTCTGTACAGTTTTCACCAGGACTACTTGGCGGTGGCGCACAGGATGGAGCAGCGGAAAAATGCCATATCCAGATTATCCTTGTTTTCTCTCAAGCATTCGCAAACCGGTAGTCCTTTGTCGACGTGCCAGATGAGATTTGACGGGTCCCTCCAGGTGTCCGTGAACCCAGATACCTCAGGCAGGTATCATGGCTTGGAGAGCCAGGGCATCTTTGGTTCGAGCTCCCTAAGGAAACAGCACAGGGTGGGTTCCCCCTATTCGTTCCAGCTCGGTCACGGACATCACTTTATGGATAACCAAGCACCATCGCCTCCTAGCCAAGGATCTCCCACCAACACCGATGCTTTATGTGCCGTGTGTGGGGACAATGCCGCCTGTCAGCACTACGGCGTGCGCACCTGCGAGGGCTGTAAGGGATTCTTCAAG CGCACTGTCCAGAAAAATGCCAAATATGTGTGTTTAGCTGGGAAAAACTGTGCAGTTGACAAACGCCGGAGAAACAGGTGCCAATACTGCCGTTTCCAAAAGTGCCTTGTCACGGGAATGGTCAAAGAAG TCGTCAGGACTGCCAGTTTAAAGGGGCGACGGGGCCGGTTACCCTCCAAACATAAAATTCAAGACCCGTTGTCACCTGTCAGCATCCTTAGCGCGCTAGTGAGGGCCCATGTGGACTCCAACCCCTCATTGTCTCGACTGGACTACTCCCGG TTCCAGAATAATGCTGACAGCCAAATCGCCGGAGATGACACGCAACATGTGCAGCAGTTCTACGACGTCCTGACCGTCTCCATGGAGATTATCCGCGACTGGGCGCAAAAGATCCCAGGTTTTACCGATCTGCCGAGACCGGACCAAGATCTCCTCTTCGAATCAGCCTTCCTGGAACTCTTCGTTCTGCGTTTGGCTTACAG GTCCAACCCTGAGGAAGGGAAGCTCATCTTCTGCAACGGATTGGTTTTGCACAGGCTTCAGTGTAGGCGCGGCTTTGGAGACTGGATTGACACCATAGTGGAGTTCTCTGCAAACCTTCAAAGTATGAATATAGACGTTGCAACATTCTCCTGCATATGCGCCCTTGCCACAGTAACAG AGAGACATGGGCTGAAGGAGCCCAGGAAAGTAGAGGAACTTCAGAACAAGATGGTGAACTGTTTGAAAGACAAAGTGACTTTTAACGATGGAAGTGTCAGTCGACCAAATCACTTGTCAAAACTCTTGGGAAAGCTGCCTGAACTTCGCACGCTATGTACACAAGGTCTGCAGAGGATATTCTACTTGAAACTGGAAGACTTGGTCCCTCCACCTGCAATAATAGACAAGCTTTTCCTCGATACGTTGCCCTTTTAG
- the LOC115196405 gene encoding glycerol-3-phosphate dehydrogenase, mitochondrial isoform X1 has product MAFRKALKGTAIIGTGAAAALLGLSQLSEYRKTQNKWARLAYVAAEGELKQPFKDELPTRQAQLSTLQDTEEFDVLVVGGGATGSGCALDAVTRNLKTALVERNDFSSGTSSRSTKLIHGGVRYLQKAIMKLDYEQYMMVKEALHERSNLLDIAPHLSAPLPIMLPVYKWWQLPYYWAGIKMYDLVAGGQCLKSSYVLSKSKALELFPMLKKDKLVGAIVYYDGQHNDARMNLAIALTAARHGAAIANYTEVVHLLKKTDAGTGKEKVCGARCRDVITGNEFDVRAKCVINATGPFTDSLRKMDDGKNTNICQPSAGVHIVIPGYYSPDNMGLLDPATSDGRVIFFLPWEKMTIAGTTDTPTDITAHPIPREEDINFILNEVRNYLSPDVEVRRGDVLAAWSGIRPLVTDPNSKDTQSICRNHIVNVSDSGLVTIAGGKWTTYRSMAEETLDAAVAAHRLGGGPSKTVGLVLEGGQDWSPTLYIRLVQDYGLENEVAQHLAATYGGKAFDVAKMARVTGKRWPIVGNRLVSEFPYIESEVRYAVKEYACTAIDVIARRTRLGFLNVQAADEALPRIVDIMGKMLDWSDKKRTEELEAAKKFLYLEMGYRSRSEQLTGTTEITLDTQEVAKYTNRFHKFDKDSKGFITTVDVQRVLQNISVQIDENALHEILNEVDLNKNGQVELNEFLQLMSAVKKGQVSDSRLAILMKTAEESLDLRGPVTVDRSGGGV; this is encoded by the exons ATGGCGTTCCGGAAGGCCTTGAAAGGGACAGCTATCATCGGGACCGGGGCGGCCGCTGCTCTTCTGGGCCTGTCACAACTGTCGGAATACAGAAAGACACAG AATAAATGG GCACGGCTGGCGTACGTAGCGGCGGAGGGGGAGTTAAAGCAGCCGTTTAAAGATGAGCTCCCAACCAGACAGGCTCAGCTCTCCACCCTGCAAGACACTGAGGAGTTTGACGTCCTTGTCGTAGGGGGAGGGGCCACAGGCTCCGGATGTGCCTTAGACGCTGTCACACGCA ACCTCAAGACTGCCCTGGTGGAGAGGAATGATTTCTCATCGGGGACCAGCAGCCGGAGCACCAAGCTCATCCACGGGGGAGTACGATACCTCCAAAAGGCCATCATGAAGTTAGATTACGAACAG TACATGATGGTGAAAGAGGCTCTCCACGAGCGCTCCAACCTGCTAGACATCGCCCCTCATCTGTCTGCCCCACTACCCATCATGCTCCCTGTTTACAA ATGGTGGCAGCTGCCGTACTACTGGGCTGGTATAAAGATGTACGACCTGGTAGCTGGAGGCCAGTGTCTGAAGAGCAGTTATGTCCTCAGTAAGAGCAAGGCTCTGGAACTCTTCCCCATGCTGAAGAAAGACAAGCTGGTGGGAGCCATCGTCTACTATGATG GACAACATAACGATGCTCGTATGAACCTGGCGATCGCCCTGACAGCAGCCAGACATGGTGCTGCCATCGCTAACTACACAGAGGTGGTCCACCTGCTGAAGAAAACAGACGCAGGGACGGGCAAGGAGAAGGTCTGTGGGGCGCGCTGCAGGGACGTTATCACAG GAAATGAATTTGACGTCAGAGCCAAATGTGTCATTAACGCCACGGGACCGTTCACTGACTCTCTGAGGAAGATGGACGACGGGAAAAACACTAACATCTGCCAGCCCAGTGCTGGGGTTCACATAGTTATCCCTGGTTattacag TCCTGACAACATGGGTCTCCTGGACCCGGCAACCAGCGATGGCCGTGTCATCTTCTTCCTGCCTTGGGAGAAGATGACCATAGCCGGGACGACGGACACGCCCACTGACATCACCGCCCACCCCATCCCCAGGGAGGAAGACATCAACTTCATCCTGAACGAAGTCCGCAACTACCTCAGCCCTGATGTAGAGG TGAGGAGAGGAGACGTCCTGGCAGCGTGGAGTGGTATCCGTCCTCTGGTCACTGACCCCAACTCTAAAGACACCCAGTCCATCTGCAGGAACCACATAGTCAACGTCAGCGACAGCGGCCTGGTCACCATTGCAG GTGGGAAGTGGACAACGTACCGCTCCATGGCAGAGGAGACCCTGGACGCCGCGGTTGCAGCCCACAGGCTGGGGGGCGGGCCCAGTAAGACAGTGGGCCTGGTGCTGGAGGGGGGCCAAGACTGGAGCCCCACCTTGTACATCCGACTGGTGCAGGACTACGGCCTGGAGAATGAG GTTGCCCAGCACCTGGCGGCGACGTACGGGGGGAAAGCATTCGACGTGGCCAAGATGGCGCGGGTCACTGGGAAGAGGTGGCCCATCGTAGGGAATAGACTGGTCTCTGAATTCCCTTACATTGAGAGTgag GTGAGGTATGCCGTTAAGGAATATGCCTGTACGGCCATCGATGTGATCGCCAGGCGCACACGGCTGGGTTTCCTCAACGTGCAGGCTGCTGATGAGGCTCTGCCACGCATCGTAGACATCATGGGCAAGATGCTGGACTGGAGCGACAAAAAGAGGACG GAGGAGCTGGAAGCTGCTAAGAAGTTCCTGTACCTTGAGATGGGCTACAGGTCCCGCTCTGAGCAGCTGACCGGGACCACAGAGATCACACTGGACACACAGGAAGTGGCAAA GTACACAAACCGGTTCCACAAGTTTGACAAAGACAGTAAAGGCTTCATCACCACAGTGGACGTTCAGAGGGTCTTACAG AACATCAGTGTCCAGATTGATGAGAATGCTCTCCATGAAATCCTCAACGAAGTGGACCTCAACAAGAATGGACAGGTGGAGCTGAACGAGTTTTTACAG CTGATGAGTGCTGTGAAGAAGGGCCAGGTGTCTGACAGCAGGTTGGCCATCCTGATGAAGACTGCTGAGGAGAGCCTGGACCTGAGGGGACCTGTGACTGTGGACCGCAGTGGAGGAGGGGTGTGA
- the LOC115196405 gene encoding glycerol-3-phosphate dehydrogenase, mitochondrial isoform X2 produces MAFRKALKGTAIIGTGAAAALLGLSQLSEYRKTQARLAYVAAEGELKQPFKDELPTRQAQLSTLQDTEEFDVLVVGGGATGSGCALDAVTRNLKTALVERNDFSSGTSSRSTKLIHGGVRYLQKAIMKLDYEQYMMVKEALHERSNLLDIAPHLSAPLPIMLPVYKWWQLPYYWAGIKMYDLVAGGQCLKSSYVLSKSKALELFPMLKKDKLVGAIVYYDGQHNDARMNLAIALTAARHGAAIANYTEVVHLLKKTDAGTGKEKVCGARCRDVITGNEFDVRAKCVINATGPFTDSLRKMDDGKNTNICQPSAGVHIVIPGYYSPDNMGLLDPATSDGRVIFFLPWEKMTIAGTTDTPTDITAHPIPREEDINFILNEVRNYLSPDVEVRRGDVLAAWSGIRPLVTDPNSKDTQSICRNHIVNVSDSGLVTIAGGKWTTYRSMAEETLDAAVAAHRLGGGPSKTVGLVLEGGQDWSPTLYIRLVQDYGLENEVAQHLAATYGGKAFDVAKMARVTGKRWPIVGNRLVSEFPYIESEVRYAVKEYACTAIDVIARRTRLGFLNVQAADEALPRIVDIMGKMLDWSDKKRTEELEAAKKFLYLEMGYRSRSEQLTGTTEITLDTQEVAKYTNRFHKFDKDSKGFITTVDVQRVLQNISVQIDENALHEILNEVDLNKNGQVELNEFLQLMSAVKKGQVSDSRLAILMKTAEESLDLRGPVTVDRSGGGV; encoded by the exons ATGGCGTTCCGGAAGGCCTTGAAAGGGACAGCTATCATCGGGACCGGGGCGGCCGCTGCTCTTCTGGGCCTGTCACAACTGTCGGAATACAGAAAGACACAG GCACGGCTGGCGTACGTAGCGGCGGAGGGGGAGTTAAAGCAGCCGTTTAAAGATGAGCTCCCAACCAGACAGGCTCAGCTCTCCACCCTGCAAGACACTGAGGAGTTTGACGTCCTTGTCGTAGGGGGAGGGGCCACAGGCTCCGGATGTGCCTTAGACGCTGTCACACGCA ACCTCAAGACTGCCCTGGTGGAGAGGAATGATTTCTCATCGGGGACCAGCAGCCGGAGCACCAAGCTCATCCACGGGGGAGTACGATACCTCCAAAAGGCCATCATGAAGTTAGATTACGAACAG TACATGATGGTGAAAGAGGCTCTCCACGAGCGCTCCAACCTGCTAGACATCGCCCCTCATCTGTCTGCCCCACTACCCATCATGCTCCCTGTTTACAA ATGGTGGCAGCTGCCGTACTACTGGGCTGGTATAAAGATGTACGACCTGGTAGCTGGAGGCCAGTGTCTGAAGAGCAGTTATGTCCTCAGTAAGAGCAAGGCTCTGGAACTCTTCCCCATGCTGAAGAAAGACAAGCTGGTGGGAGCCATCGTCTACTATGATG GACAACATAACGATGCTCGTATGAACCTGGCGATCGCCCTGACAGCAGCCAGACATGGTGCTGCCATCGCTAACTACACAGAGGTGGTCCACCTGCTGAAGAAAACAGACGCAGGGACGGGCAAGGAGAAGGTCTGTGGGGCGCGCTGCAGGGACGTTATCACAG GAAATGAATTTGACGTCAGAGCCAAATGTGTCATTAACGCCACGGGACCGTTCACTGACTCTCTGAGGAAGATGGACGACGGGAAAAACACTAACATCTGCCAGCCCAGTGCTGGGGTTCACATAGTTATCCCTGGTTattacag TCCTGACAACATGGGTCTCCTGGACCCGGCAACCAGCGATGGCCGTGTCATCTTCTTCCTGCCTTGGGAGAAGATGACCATAGCCGGGACGACGGACACGCCCACTGACATCACCGCCCACCCCATCCCCAGGGAGGAAGACATCAACTTCATCCTGAACGAAGTCCGCAACTACCTCAGCCCTGATGTAGAGG TGAGGAGAGGAGACGTCCTGGCAGCGTGGAGTGGTATCCGTCCTCTGGTCACTGACCCCAACTCTAAAGACACCCAGTCCATCTGCAGGAACCACATAGTCAACGTCAGCGACAGCGGCCTGGTCACCATTGCAG GTGGGAAGTGGACAACGTACCGCTCCATGGCAGAGGAGACCCTGGACGCCGCGGTTGCAGCCCACAGGCTGGGGGGCGGGCCCAGTAAGACAGTGGGCCTGGTGCTGGAGGGGGGCCAAGACTGGAGCCCCACCTTGTACATCCGACTGGTGCAGGACTACGGCCTGGAGAATGAG GTTGCCCAGCACCTGGCGGCGACGTACGGGGGGAAAGCATTCGACGTGGCCAAGATGGCGCGGGTCACTGGGAAGAGGTGGCCCATCGTAGGGAATAGACTGGTCTCTGAATTCCCTTACATTGAGAGTgag GTGAGGTATGCCGTTAAGGAATATGCCTGTACGGCCATCGATGTGATCGCCAGGCGCACACGGCTGGGTTTCCTCAACGTGCAGGCTGCTGATGAGGCTCTGCCACGCATCGTAGACATCATGGGCAAGATGCTGGACTGGAGCGACAAAAAGAGGACG GAGGAGCTGGAAGCTGCTAAGAAGTTCCTGTACCTTGAGATGGGCTACAGGTCCCGCTCTGAGCAGCTGACCGGGACCACAGAGATCACACTGGACACACAGGAAGTGGCAAA GTACACAAACCGGTTCCACAAGTTTGACAAAGACAGTAAAGGCTTCATCACCACAGTGGACGTTCAGAGGGTCTTACAG AACATCAGTGTCCAGATTGATGAGAATGCTCTCCATGAAATCCTCAACGAAGTGGACCTCAACAAGAATGGACAGGTGGAGCTGAACGAGTTTTTACAG CTGATGAGTGCTGTGAAGAAGGGCCAGGTGTCTGACAGCAGGTTGGCCATCCTGATGAAGACTGCTGAGGAGAGCCTGGACCTGAGGGGACCTGTGACTGTGGACCGCAGTGGAGGAGGGGTGTGA